In Micromonospora sp. LH3U1, one genomic interval encodes:
- the qcrC gene encoding cytochrome bc1 complex diheme cytochrome c subunit, with the protein MTSDNDRRRGLLARLRERPAARSRGRRRLGAAVRLIAALMLAGGAYTVFAPGAQAQDNPQLTGAAAEGKALFDVSCVTCHGRNAQGVEGRGPSLIGVGAASVEFQVSSGRMPLARQEAQAHRKPPVFTDEQTRQLAQYIQELGGGPVVPDGDDLGEDGNVASGGELFRINCSQCHAFGGGGGALSSGKFAPSLHPATDRQIYAAMLSGPQNMPVFGDNQLRPEQKADIIAYIQETLKHDQDPGGFNLGRYGPSTEGLAIFLVGIVALVFASLWIAGKS; encoded by the coding sequence ATGACTTCTGACAACGACCGCCGACGCGGTCTGCTCGCGCGGTTGCGCGAGCGGCCCGCCGCGCGCAGCAGGGGCCGCCGCCGGCTGGGCGCCGCGGTCCGGCTGATCGCCGCGCTGATGCTCGCCGGCGGCGCCTACACCGTCTTCGCCCCGGGTGCCCAGGCGCAGGACAACCCGCAGCTGACCGGCGCCGCCGCCGAGGGCAAGGCGCTGTTCGACGTGAGCTGCGTGACCTGTCACGGCCGCAACGCCCAGGGTGTCGAGGGCCGCGGGCCGAGCCTGATCGGCGTCGGCGCGGCCTCGGTCGAGTTCCAGGTCAGCTCCGGGCGGATGCCGCTGGCCCGCCAGGAGGCCCAGGCACACCGCAAGCCCCCGGTCTTCACCGACGAGCAGACCCGTCAGCTCGCCCAGTACATCCAGGAGCTTGGCGGCGGCCCGGTCGTGCCCGACGGCGACGATCTCGGCGAGGACGGCAACGTCGCGTCCGGCGGTGAGCTGTTCCGGATCAACTGCTCGCAGTGCCACGCGTTCGGTGGTGGCGGCGGTGCGCTCTCCTCGGGCAAGTTCGCCCCGAGCCTGCACCCCGCGACCGACCGTCAGATCTACGCGGCGATGCTGAGTGGCCCGCAGAACATGCCGGTGTTCGGCGACAACCAGCTTCGGCCGGAGCAGAAGGCCGACATCATCGCCTACATCCAGGAGACGCTGAAGCACGACCAGGACCCGGGTGGGTTCAACCTCGGGCGGTACGGCCCGTCCACCGAGGGCCTGGCGATCTTCCTGGTTGGCATCGTGGCGCTCGTCTTCGCCAGCCTGTGGATTGCGGGCAAGTCGTGA
- the ctaE gene encoding aa3-type cytochrome oxidase subunit III, translated as MTAAPAIDKSRIHSLTRPNMVSVGTIVWLSSELMFFAALFAMYFSIRAAAPEQWEKHTESLNIPYATTFTVILVLSSVTCQLGVFAAEKGDVHALRRWFTVTFVMGLIFVLGQLNEYRHLVADGVKINGDGYGSVFYLTTGFHGLHVTGGLIAFIIFMVRTTMGRFTPAQATSAIVVSYYWHFVDVVWIGLYAMIYWLQ; from the coding sequence GTGACTGCGGCCCCAGCCATTGACAAGAGCCGGATCCACTCTCTGACCCGACCGAACATGGTCAGCGTCGGGACGATCGTGTGGCTCTCCAGCGAACTCATGTTCTTCGCGGCGTTGTTCGCGATGTACTTCTCTATCCGCGCGGCTGCGCCGGAGCAGTGGGAGAAGCACACCGAGTCGCTGAACATTCCCTACGCGACCACCTTCACGGTGATCCTGGTGCTGTCCTCGGTGACCTGCCAGCTTGGCGTCTTCGCGGCGGAGAAGGGCGACGTGCACGCGCTGCGGCGCTGGTTCACCGTCACGTTCGTGATGGGCCTGATCTTCGTGCTCGGCCAGCTGAACGAGTACCGGCACCTGGTCGCCGACGGCGTCAAGATCAACGGAGACGGTTACGGGTCGGTGTTCTACCTGACCACCGGCTTCCACGGCCTGCACGTGACCGGCGGCCTGATCGCCTTCATCATCTTCATGGTCCGCACGACCATGGGCCGGTTCACTCCGGCGCAGGCGACCTCGGCGATCGTCGTGTCGTACTACTGGCACTTCGTCGACGTCGTGTGGATCGGGCTGTACGCCATGATCTACTGGCTCCAGTGA